Proteins encoded within one genomic window of Paenarthrobacter sp. JL.01a:
- the treS gene encoding maltose alpha-D-glucosyltransferase — protein MREPVVNESAAEVSAGPAETQVETQDEPQETEETATESPEITFDEQFYPARPKALRPIARRRQFFAARPSLEFDGLNKTYVDWLRNQSMLGDANTMARQLSGQASMWQNSYARPNPRAAVERAPVWFTAYPLSFITKDGQSFLSSLGDPELWDAFSQIGIRGLHTGPVKLAGGIRGWSQTPSVDGHFDRISMAIDPAFGTEEEFRQMCEVAVEHGGTIIDDIVPGHTGKGADFRLAEMNFRDYPGIYHMVDIPEEDWHLLPDVPENEDSVNISPEAERALQQAGYIIGRLQRVIFYEPGVKETNWSATKAIIDTTGKARRWVYLHYFKAGQPSINWLDPTFAGMRLVVGDALHSLLDLGTGALRLDANGFLGVEKSAEEEPGWSEGHPLSEAANQLIGSMIRKVGGFSFQELNLTIDDIKAQSESGADLSYDFVTRPAYHYALVTGDTEFLRLTLKLAMEIGVDQASLVHALQNHDELTYELLHFAAGHRDDIFELGGEELTGAEVAEKVQDTMRERLTGENGPYNAVFTTNGIACTTVSFLMAALGIKDPDAMTPEQEAQVLDAHVLLSMYNALQPGVFALSGWDLTGVTALDRATVGELTSQGDTRWINRGAHDLMGTSPDAKTSLAGMPRARSLYGALPEQLKDENSYARRLQKILTVREESGIATSTLLDVPDVSNRGLLVLVNQLADGAVQVTVLNFSDQDIAGSIQSAYLVPGATVQDLFSGEDVGQVDDLGSFFLELGPVQGTALLLKDPVAEDEATE, from the coding sequence GTGCGGGAGCCTGTAGTCAACGAGAGCGCGGCAGAAGTCAGCGCTGGTCCAGCCGAAACACAGGTGGAAACGCAGGATGAACCCCAGGAAACCGAGGAAACGGCCACAGAGTCACCTGAGATCACGTTTGACGAGCAGTTCTACCCTGCCCGCCCCAAAGCGCTCCGGCCGATCGCCCGCCGTCGTCAGTTTTTTGCCGCGCGTCCCTCGCTGGAATTCGACGGCCTCAACAAGACCTATGTCGACTGGCTGAGAAACCAATCCATGCTCGGCGACGCCAACACCATGGCGCGGCAGCTCTCGGGCCAGGCCAGCATGTGGCAGAACTCGTACGCCAGGCCCAATCCCCGGGCAGCCGTGGAACGCGCACCAGTGTGGTTCACCGCGTATCCCCTGTCCTTCATCACCAAGGACGGGCAGTCGTTCCTCTCGTCGCTGGGCGATCCTGAGCTGTGGGACGCGTTCAGCCAGATTGGCATCCGCGGGCTTCACACTGGGCCGGTGAAGCTCGCCGGCGGTATCCGTGGATGGTCGCAAACCCCCAGCGTCGACGGGCATTTTGACCGCATCAGCATGGCGATCGACCCCGCTTTCGGTACCGAGGAAGAGTTCCGCCAGATGTGCGAGGTCGCCGTGGAGCACGGTGGCACGATCATCGATGACATTGTTCCCGGCCACACCGGCAAGGGCGCCGACTTCAGGTTGGCCGAAATGAACTTCCGGGACTACCCCGGGATTTACCACATGGTGGACATCCCGGAGGAAGACTGGCATTTGTTGCCGGACGTCCCCGAGAACGAGGACTCGGTCAACATCAGCCCGGAGGCAGAACGGGCCCTTCAGCAGGCGGGCTACATCATCGGCCGGCTGCAACGTGTGATCTTCTACGAGCCCGGTGTCAAGGAAACCAACTGGAGCGCCACCAAGGCGATCATCGACACCACCGGCAAGGCACGCCGCTGGGTGTATCTCCACTACTTCAAGGCAGGCCAGCCGTCCATCAACTGGCTTGACCCCACTTTCGCCGGCATGCGCCTGGTGGTCGGCGATGCCCTGCACTCCCTGCTGGATCTGGGCACGGGAGCGCTGAGGCTGGACGCCAATGGCTTCCTTGGCGTCGAAAAGAGCGCCGAGGAAGAACCGGGCTGGTCCGAGGGCCACCCGTTGTCCGAGGCAGCCAACCAGCTGATTGGGTCCATGATCCGTAAGGTGGGTGGGTTCTCTTTCCAGGAACTCAACCTCACCATTGACGACATCAAGGCACAATCGGAGTCGGGCGCGGACCTTTCCTACGACTTTGTTACCAGGCCCGCTTACCACTACGCCCTGGTGACCGGTGATACCGAGTTCCTGCGCCTGACCCTGAAGCTCGCCATGGAGATCGGGGTAGACCAGGCGTCCTTGGTCCACGCGCTCCAAAACCACGATGAGCTGACCTACGAACTCCTGCACTTCGCAGCCGGCCACCGGGACGACATCTTCGAACTGGGAGGGGAGGAACTCACCGGCGCCGAAGTGGCCGAAAAGGTCCAGGACACCATGCGCGAACGGCTCACTGGTGAAAACGGCCCCTACAACGCCGTCTTCACCACCAACGGCATCGCCTGCACCACCGTCAGCTTCCTCATGGCTGCGCTGGGTATCAAGGACCCGGACGCCATGACTCCCGAGCAGGAAGCCCAGGTGTTGGACGCCCATGTCCTCCTGTCCATGTACAACGCGCTGCAGCCGGGCGTCTTTGCACTTTCGGGTTGGGACCTCACCGGAGTCACCGCCCTGGACCGGGCGACCGTCGGCGAGCTGACTTCCCAAGGCGATACCCGTTGGATCAACCGCGGAGCCCACGACCTCATGGGCACCAGCCCGGATGCAAAGACCTCCTTGGCCGGCATGCCCCGGGCCCGCAGCCTCTACGGCGCCTTGCCGGAGCAGCTCAAGGACGAGAACTCCTACGCCCGCCGCCTCCAAAAGATCCTTACGGTCCGGGAAGAGTCCGGGATCGCCACCAGCACCCTGCTGGATGTCCCGGACGTGTCCAACCGCGGCCTGCTGGTGTTGGTCAACCAGCTTGCAGACGGAGCTGTGCAAGTGACGGTCCTGAACTTCTCCGACCAGGACATCGCCGGCAGCATCCAGTCTGCCTACCTGGTACCGGGCGCGACAGTCCAGGATCTGTTCAGCGGTGAGGACGTGGGCCAAGTGGACGATCTTGGCAGCTTCTTCCTGGAGCTCGGCCCCGTCCAGGGCACGGCGCTGCTGTTGAAGGACCCGGTTGCGGAGGACGAAGCCACCGAGTAG
- a CDS encoding MFS transporter has product MWVNSLGGGAYNIALPLIVLQTSGSLAQMSIVAVASQLPKAFPGVLIGGLADRMSPRTMTHIGYWGQAMVVAAMALLIGPWHTPFWVLVLGAFLRGSLDMFARTATFVAIPKMYGEGTAKFNASVSTAWTSASIVGPAIGGALSAVWGPWWLLAVDAVSFTVIAMFMNFLPWPDRPANRPDRPAFFKDLTAGYRRLSQVNGWWRFAGTVILIGFLSAPLSTLAIFQTSVGLGGSTTEVGIVGASAAAGLFCGSLLSGVVSSWRPNLLMQRSSWLMAAGSLLFFIPSWISVATALFLVCTGGIAWTVGRTSLIHQQIPASDLGKTMTAVQFLETVSSPLSLAVTTYLMGVSPFMAFSSIFIAALLSGFLALNSNSILSPRGREAEAKQSEPVG; this is encoded by the coding sequence ATGTGGGTGAATTCGCTCGGTGGGGGCGCCTACAACATCGCCCTGCCGCTCATCGTCCTCCAGACGAGTGGCAGCCTCGCCCAAATGTCCATAGTCGCCGTGGCTTCACAGCTCCCCAAAGCCTTTCCGGGAGTGCTGATCGGCGGCCTGGCCGATCGCATGTCGCCCCGTACCATGACCCACATTGGCTATTGGGGCCAGGCAATGGTCGTGGCCGCGATGGCACTGCTCATCGGTCCGTGGCACACACCCTTCTGGGTTCTGGTGCTGGGCGCGTTCCTGCGCGGCAGCCTGGACATGTTCGCAAGAACAGCCACGTTCGTGGCAATCCCGAAAATGTACGGAGAGGGCACGGCCAAGTTCAACGCATCCGTCTCCACCGCGTGGACTTCGGCGTCCATTGTGGGCCCCGCGATCGGCGGGGCTCTCAGCGCGGTATGGGGACCCTGGTGGTTACTGGCCGTAGACGCAGTATCCTTCACCGTCATCGCGATGTTCATGAACTTCCTGCCATGGCCTGACCGTCCCGCCAACCGGCCGGACCGCCCGGCCTTCTTCAAGGATCTAACGGCCGGGTACCGGAGACTCTCCCAGGTCAACGGGTGGTGGCGCTTCGCCGGAACTGTAATCCTCATCGGCTTCTTGTCCGCCCCGTTGTCTACATTGGCAATCTTTCAGACCTCTGTTGGCCTGGGAGGCTCTACAACAGAAGTGGGGATCGTTGGGGCGTCCGCTGCTGCCGGCTTGTTCTGCGGATCGCTGTTGTCGGGCGTGGTCTCAAGTTGGCGTCCGAACCTCCTCATGCAACGGTCATCCTGGCTCATGGCGGCAGGATCACTCCTGTTCTTCATCCCTTCATGGATCTCCGTAGCCACGGCACTTTTTCTCGTCTGCACCGGGGGGATCGCCTGGACTGTGGGGCGCACCTCGCTGATCCACCAACAAATACCAGCGTCCGACCTTGGCAAGACAATGACAGCCGTCCAATTCCTGGAAACAGTGTCCAGCCCCCTGAGCTTGGCGGTCACCACCTACCTCATGGGAGTCTCGCCCTTCATGGCCTTCAGCTCGATATTCATCGCGGCTCTCCTTTCAGGATTCCTGGCCCTCAACTCCAATTCAATACTGAGTCCGCGGGGGCGTGAGGCAGAGGCCAAGCAGAGCGAGCCTGTGGGATAA
- a CDS encoding GNAT family N-acetyltransferase — protein MFTLVAPDVSFHQSFLESHAEWEGTHQDGAGVFMAGNVTTAEGFAAWVRQLRDAEHGEEDRGIVPCTYLWITEGSRYVGAIAFRHHLTPALLNSGGHIGYGVRPSDRGRGAASWALQELCSQLEGRDEPDRVLLTCDDANVASARTIERAGGVLEDKRTDEKGRLFRRYWIDVPASRS, from the coding sequence ATGTTTACCCTCGTTGCTCCCGATGTCTCCTTCCACCAGTCGTTCCTTGAGTCACACGCTGAGTGGGAAGGAACCCACCAGGATGGCGCAGGAGTTTTCATGGCCGGGAACGTCACCACAGCTGAAGGGTTCGCTGCCTGGGTCCGGCAGCTGAGGGATGCGGAGCATGGGGAAGAGGATCGGGGCATCGTTCCTTGCACGTACCTCTGGATCACCGAGGGGTCGCGCTATGTGGGGGCCATCGCGTTCCGTCACCACCTCACTCCAGCGCTGCTGAATTCGGGGGGCCACATCGGTTACGGAGTACGGCCCTCGGATCGTGGCCGCGGCGCTGCATCGTGGGCTCTGCAGGAACTGTGTTCACAATTGGAGGGCCGGGATGAACCGGACCGTGTTCTACTGACCTGCGATGACGCGAACGTGGCCTCGGCCCGGACCATCGAGCGTGCGGGCGGTGTGCTCGAAGATAAGCGAACGGACGAGAAGGGACGCCTCTTTCGCCGCTACTGGATCGATGTTCCGGCCTCCCGGAGCTAA
- a CDS encoding IclR family transcriptional regulator, producing the protein MTLSSTHSASASEDSPKAANMRSLSRAMEVFAELQRAERPQRLSDLARTCGMSLPTTLRILRVLQDFGMVSQTDKSYRVGPAVLPAARSYLENDPLVVAARPILQQVASQTGLTASLYTRLGFERILVARVDGESPLRYDLPLGKRLPLTVGAAGKILLASASETELEQATAAAIGAGHEKDTFTIEELRRRLPEEGSDYAYSEDERATGVLSIAVAVPHRSGRPSESIALTSPVESATEPALRAAVPELRRAAGRLSEVLEGSVY; encoded by the coding sequence ATGACCCTGAGCTCCACGCACTCAGCCAGCGCATCCGAGGACAGCCCCAAGGCCGCCAACATGCGTTCCCTCTCCAGGGCCATGGAGGTTTTTGCCGAGCTGCAGCGGGCCGAACGTCCCCAAAGGCTGAGCGATCTCGCCAGGACCTGCGGCATGAGCCTGCCCACCACTCTCCGCATCCTGCGCGTCCTTCAGGATTTCGGCATGGTGAGCCAGACCGACAAGTCGTACCGTGTTGGCCCGGCAGTCCTTCCCGCGGCCCGCAGCTATCTGGAAAACGATCCCTTGGTGGTCGCTGCCCGTCCGATCCTCCAGCAGGTTGCCTCGCAAACTGGACTTACTGCCTCGCTGTACACCCGGCTCGGCTTCGAACGCATCCTTGTAGCCCGCGTCGACGGCGAATCACCGCTTCGCTACGACCTTCCCCTGGGTAAACGCCTCCCGCTGACGGTGGGCGCTGCAGGGAAGATCCTTCTGGCATCAGCCTCGGAGACTGAACTGGAGCAAGCGACGGCAGCTGCAATCGGCGCGGGCCACGAGAAGGACACCTTCACCATTGAAGAACTCCGCAGGCGGTTGCCGGAAGAAGGCAGCGACTACGCCTACTCCGAAGACGAACGTGCCACCGGCGTCCTTTCCATAGCCGTTGCCGTTCCGCATCGGAGTGGCCGGCCCAGTGAGTCCATTGCCCTGACAAGCCCCGTGGAGTCGGCCACGGAACCGGCGTTGCGTGCCGCGGTGCCGGAGCTCAGGCGGGCGGCAGGGCGTCTGTCAGAGGTGTTGGAAGGCTCTGTCTACTAG
- a CDS encoding TOMM precursor leader peptide-binding protein, whose protein sequence is MTTNTTVHIGLAPPNAVDIEDAPAGLAELLSFASQPRTLEDLGKEAQLLMGDSAGQIVDELIDAEVLIPYSFDLSGRYSRHDLYFDLAHGTGAGASEQLHGRKVALIGVGGIGTNVAMQLATAGVGSIILVDGDDVEESNLTRQYLFTAADIGAPKIQAAAENLRLRAPGITATEIASMISGVDDLLPVFQAADFVVVSADTPQDVLEWSNEASIATGTPFTCAGYQDTRGVVGPVVRPGATPCLLCAATDNDGRTNSAASLSTTNLNSSYQAPSFGPLNSIVASVAAMEVFRYLLTGSTNLDGRRLVFDSLELSSEFEDFAKIVHCAACG, encoded by the coding sequence GTGACAACTAATACCACCGTGCACATTGGATTGGCACCCCCTAATGCCGTCGACATTGAAGATGCTCCAGCCGGACTCGCCGAATTGCTGAGCTTTGCTTCGCAGCCACGAACCCTCGAAGACTTGGGTAAAGAAGCCCAACTGTTGATGGGCGACAGTGCCGGGCAAATCGTCGATGAACTCATCGACGCTGAAGTGCTGATACCTTACAGCTTCGACCTTTCCGGCCGGTACAGCCGACACGACCTCTACTTTGACCTGGCACATGGCACAGGTGCCGGAGCCAGCGAACAACTGCACGGCAGAAAAGTGGCCCTCATTGGCGTCGGTGGCATCGGAACCAACGTAGCCATGCAACTGGCCACAGCAGGGGTAGGTTCGATCATCCTTGTCGATGGTGACGACGTCGAAGAAAGCAACCTCACGCGCCAATATCTCTTCACAGCCGCTGACATTGGGGCTCCAAAGATCCAGGCCGCGGCGGAAAACCTTCGTCTGCGGGCGCCCGGAATCACAGCCACCGAAATTGCCTCAATGATCTCGGGCGTGGATGATCTCCTGCCTGTATTCCAAGCGGCAGATTTCGTGGTCGTTTCCGCGGACACTCCCCAGGACGTGCTTGAGTGGTCCAACGAAGCCTCCATAGCCACCGGCACGCCCTTCACATGCGCCGGATACCAGGACACTCGCGGCGTGGTGGGACCTGTAGTCAGGCCAGGCGCCACTCCGTGCCTCCTCTGCGCCGCGACGGACAACGATGGGAGGACAAACTCTGCCGCGTCGCTTTCCACCACCAACCTCAATTCGTCCTACCAGGCTCCCAGTTTCGGCCCCCTGAACTCCATCGTGGCCTCCGTTGCCGCTATGGAGGTGTTCCGCTATCTGCTGACCGGATCCACCAACCTTGATGGGAGAAGGCTGGTGTTTGACTCCTTGGAGTTGTCGTCTGAATTTGAGGATTTTGCCAAGATTGTCCACTGTGCTGCGTGCGGCTAG
- a CDS encoding RNA polymerase sigma factor, which yields MDQAREQRFLASHAAGHDKIYRYFRRRTEGATEAEDLCAEVFRIAWEKSRDHELSVLLLFGIARNVLRNHNRTHIRSLNLAQELQRQRTSTPDSGEGAVQEALDKLRPQDREVLLLTYWDGLSSAEVAELLHVTATAVRMRLHRARKELGQLLAADNIVEGVGNEH from the coding sequence GTGGACCAAGCGAGGGAGCAGCGTTTCCTGGCGTCCCACGCGGCCGGTCACGACAAGATCTACCGCTACTTTCGGCGTCGCACCGAGGGAGCAACCGAGGCCGAGGACCTGTGTGCCGAGGTTTTCCGGATCGCCTGGGAAAAGTCCCGGGACCACGAACTATCCGTGCTGCTGCTGTTTGGCATAGCCCGGAATGTCCTCCGAAACCACAACCGCACCCACATTCGGTCCCTCAACCTCGCGCAGGAGCTTCAGCGGCAGAGGACCTCAACACCGGATTCCGGTGAGGGGGCCGTGCAGGAAGCGCTGGACAAGCTCAGGCCGCAGGACCGGGAAGTCCTCCTTCTGACGTATTGGGATGGCTTGTCATCAGCCGAAGTGGCGGAGCTGCTCCACGTCACTGCCACGGCAGTCCGGATGCGCCTGCACAGGGCCCGCAAGGAACTCGGCCAACTGCTTGCGGCGGACAACATTGTGGAAGGTGTTGGCAATGAGCACTAA
- the ppk2 gene encoding polyphosphate kinase 2 gives MTEANPLSTSLDNWWVRDNLRETIDHLVELGYTISGGQGEDPELIDPGGSAVETWSDGYPYEERMTRDEYEIEKYRLQIELLKFQYWGQDLGLKHVIVFEGRDAAGKGGTIKRFTEHLDPRSARTVALAKPSDREQGQWYFQRYIQHLPTAGEIVMFDRSWYNRANVERVMGFCTEEEYDTFMGQAPVFEKMLVDAGIHVTKFWFSVTRQEQRTRFAIRQIDPVRRWKLSPMDLASLDRWDEYTEAKEQTFLHTDSDHAPWITIKSNDKKRGRINAMRFFLNQFDYADKDTTVVYDADPLIVRRGRDAVGD, from the coding sequence ATGACGGAGGCAAATCCCCTGTCCACATCGTTGGACAACTGGTGGGTCAGGGACAACCTGCGCGAGACCATCGACCACTTGGTTGAACTGGGCTACACCATCAGCGGAGGCCAAGGGGAAGACCCTGAACTCATCGATCCCGGTGGATCGGCCGTGGAGACCTGGAGCGACGGATACCCCTACGAAGAGCGGATGACCCGTGACGAGTATGAGATCGAGAAGTACCGCCTCCAGATTGAGTTGCTGAAGTTCCAGTACTGGGGCCAGGATCTGGGCCTGAAGCACGTCATCGTGTTCGAGGGCAGGGACGCCGCGGGCAAGGGCGGAACCATCAAACGCTTCACGGAGCATCTGGATCCGCGCTCGGCCCGGACCGTTGCGCTGGCCAAGCCCTCCGACCGCGAGCAGGGCCAGTGGTATTTCCAGCGCTATATCCAGCACCTTCCCACTGCCGGCGAGATCGTGATGTTCGACCGCTCCTGGTACAACCGGGCCAACGTGGAACGCGTGATGGGTTTCTGCACCGAGGAGGAATACGACACCTTCATGGGTCAAGCGCCGGTGTTCGAAAAAATGCTGGTGGACGCCGGCATCCACGTGACCAAATTCTGGTTCTCGGTGACCCGTCAGGAGCAACGTACCCGCTTCGCAATCCGGCAGATCGACCCCGTTCGGCGCTGGAAACTCTCACCCATGGACCTGGCATCGCTGGATCGTTGGGACGAGTACACCGAGGCAAAAGAACAGACGTTCCTGCATACGGATTCAGACCACGCTCCGTGGATCACCATCAAGTCCAACGACAAGAAGCGCGGCCGCATCAATGCCATGCGTTTCTTCCTCAACCAGTTCGACTACGCCGACAAGGACACCACGGTGGTTTACGACGCCGATCCGCTGATCGTCCGCCGCGGACGCGACGCCGTAGGCGACTAA